The following are from one region of the Salicibibacter kimchii genome:
- a CDS encoding universal stress protein, with protein sequence MYQKILVAVDGSVQSEQALDKAIKLAKLHDASLTLAHVIDLRNFSTQEFTPQSLYDDAEKKATKMLEEYEEKARRGGIKEVQIVLKSGNPRTQLSGKLLTENNIDLLMTGSTGRNAFERMLIGSVAEACVRHAPCDVVTVKDGV encoded by the coding sequence ATGTATCAAAAAATTCTAGTCGCTGTAGATGGGTCTGTCCAGTCGGAACAAGCACTGGACAAGGCAATAAAATTGGCAAAACTTCATGATGCTTCACTCACACTCGCGCATGTCATCGATCTTCGCAATTTCTCGACACAAGAGTTTACCCCTCAATCGTTATATGACGACGCAGAAAAGAAAGCAACGAAAATGCTGGAAGAGTACGAAGAAAAAGCCAGACGCGGAGGGATAAAAGAGGTCCAAATAGTATTAAAATCCGGGAACCCGCGCACCCAATTATCAGGAAAATTACTGACTGAAAATAATATTGACCTATTGATGACCGGCTCCACCGGCCGAAATGCCTTCGAACGCATGCTCATCGGTAGCGTCGCCGAAGCCTGCGTAAGACACGCGCCGTGTGATGTGGTTACGGTTAAGGATGGGGTGTGA
- a CDS encoding (deoxy)nucleoside triphosphate pyrophosphohydrolase, whose protein sequence is MKKNIHVVGAVIEKANKILCVQRGGKKTLPLKWEFPGGKIEKGETPQQALFREINEEMKCKVEIGGYIDTTVYEYDFGIVHLSTYYCRIVEGSPVLTEHIAMKWLNRDQLSSLDWAPADIPAIEKIERMKGLSHRR, encoded by the coding sequence ATGAAAAAGAACATACATGTGGTCGGAGCGGTTATTGAAAAAGCTAACAAAATATTATGCGTGCAGAGAGGAGGTAAAAAAACACTCCCGCTAAAATGGGAGTTCCCGGGCGGTAAAATTGAAAAGGGAGAAACGCCGCAACAAGCTCTGTTCCGGGAGATCAATGAAGAAATGAAGTGCAAGGTCGAAATTGGCGGTTATATTGATACGACTGTTTATGAATATGACTTCGGGATTGTCCATTTAAGCACTTATTATTGTAGGATTGTGGAAGGATCCCCTGTTTTAACGGAACACATTGCCATGAAATGGCTCAATAGAGATCAATTGTCATCATTGGACTGGGCACCGGCTGATATCCCCGCGATTGAGAAAATAGAGAGAATGAAAGGGCTAAGTCATAGGAGGTGA
- a CDS encoding DUF3427 domain-containing protein, translating to MLNEGIYEEIITTEMKQALVKLEEQDYEIGKEPLDVEEARKKLAAYISEMTRKALYYIRDKHDKKDDHGALLKQIQASNALIKKLSELLPEEDFRRLALDQEGEILTSIYSKLNNVRSIKNENPVRPVTPISESSLFTGSKAEPNMINELRNEILSSDQIDMLVSFIKWSGIRGIMPELREFTEKGGKLRIITTSYMQATDYKAVSELSQLPNTEVKISYDVERTRLHAKAYIFKRDTNFSTAYIGSSNLSNPALTSGLEWNVKITEKDSFDVMRKVDATFETYWNNEEFETFHYDQDNDHRFLRANLSKQKHDEQPIHFSFEIKPYYFQKEILENLDVERKVHGKYNNLLVAATGVGKTVISAFDYKRFVQENGQPQRLLFIAHREEILKQSLDTFRAILQDLNFGDLLVGANQPNSIEHLFISIQSFNSRKLHEYTSPDYYDFIIVDEFHHAAASSYQKLLQYYQPKVLLGLTATPERMDGKSVLPYFDDRIAAEMRLTEAVDQKLLSPFQYFCITDSVDLSQVTWRTHGYDVRELENIYTSDTMRAQQILKSVEAYVTDLDDVKGLGFCVGVKHAQFMADFFTQRGVSSIALHGGSNKETRENAKKELESGSLTFIFVADLYNEGVDIPSVNTTLFLRPTESLTVFLQQLGRGLRLHDGKECLTVLDFIGQAHKNYNFEDKFRALVGKTKHSIKHYVENGFSSLPRGSFIVMEKQAKDYVLRNIKQLSNRRSHLIQKLKDFHFNSNQSLTLNNFLTYYQLSIYDFYGRSGDRSFSRMLVEAGLNEDFHFTDEKMITRRLPNLFHLDSQRLLDFYLRYLNDFVVRDEEEQMMANMFYYSFYSSPPKDEGFESIETGIRHIVSAPDINREILQIMDYNRQHLSEMEFMHDMDYPAPLRVHANYNINQIMAGMGHYNEDKAPAFREGVKHFQYKKTDAFFITLNKSEKDFSPSTLYEDYAMNEQLFHWQSQSTVTPSSKTAKRYINHRENNHHIMLFVREYKKLNGYTSPYIFLGTADYVQHSGSKPIDFVWRLRREMPPMFVSKANKNVL from the coding sequence TTGTTAAACGAAGGGATATATGAAGAAATCATAACAACAGAAATGAAACAGGCCCTGGTCAAGCTCGAGGAACAAGACTATGAGATTGGCAAGGAACCGCTTGATGTTGAAGAAGCCCGCAAGAAGTTAGCGGCTTATATTTCCGAAATGACCAGAAAGGCTTTATATTACATACGTGATAAACATGATAAAAAAGACGACCATGGAGCATTATTAAAGCAGATTCAGGCAAGTAATGCATTAATTAAGAAACTTAGTGAGCTTTTGCCCGAAGAAGATTTTAGACGATTGGCGTTGGATCAGGAAGGCGAGATCCTAACATCTATTTACTCCAAACTAAATAACGTTCGCAGTATAAAAAATGAAAACCCTGTTCGTCCAGTGACGCCTATTTCTGAAAGCTCGTTGTTTACTGGTTCAAAGGCTGAACCCAATATGATAAACGAGCTGCGGAATGAAATTCTATCCTCTGATCAAATAGACATGCTCGTATCCTTTATAAAATGGAGCGGTATACGTGGCATCATGCCTGAGTTAAGAGAATTTACTGAGAAAGGCGGCAAGCTACGGATCATCACAACTTCCTATATGCAGGCAACGGATTACAAAGCGGTTTCGGAATTGAGTCAATTACCGAATACAGAGGTTAAAATATCCTATGATGTTGAGCGGACAAGGCTTCATGCTAAGGCTTACATATTTAAACGAGATACGAATTTCAGCACAGCTTATATTGGGTCATCGAATTTGTCTAATCCGGCGCTCACTTCAGGTTTGGAATGGAACGTTAAAATAACGGAAAAAGATTCATTTGACGTAATGCGTAAGGTAGATGCTACCTTCGAAACCTATTGGAATAATGAAGAATTTGAAACGTTTCATTACGATCAAGACAACGACCATAGGTTTTTAAGAGCGAATCTAAGTAAACAAAAGCACGATGAACAACCAATCCATTTCTCCTTTGAAATAAAGCCATACTATTTTCAAAAAGAGATACTTGAAAACCTAGACGTTGAACGTAAAGTCCACGGTAAATATAACAATCTATTAGTAGCTGCGACTGGTGTAGGAAAAACGGTTATTTCGGCATTTGATTACAAGCGTTTTGTACAAGAAAATGGGCAGCCGCAAAGATTATTATTTATTGCCCATCGTGAGGAAATTTTAAAGCAAAGCCTCGATACATTTAGGGCGATTTTACAGGACTTAAATTTTGGAGATTTACTAGTCGGTGCAAATCAACCAAATAGTATTGAACATTTATTTATCAGTATCCAAAGCTTCAATAGCCGAAAGTTACATGAATATACGTCTCCTGATTATTATGACTTTATCATTGTTGATGAGTTTCATCATGCCGCAGCAAGCTCATACCAGAAACTCCTTCAATATTACCAGCCGAAAGTTCTGCTCGGTTTAACGGCAACGCCGGAGCGTATGGATGGAAAAAGTGTCCTGCCTTACTTCGATGATCGGATTGCCGCAGAAATGCGGTTAACGGAAGCCGTTGACCAGAAACTTTTAAGCCCGTTTCAGTATTTCTGTATAACAGACAGTGTTGATTTATCCCAAGTTACCTGGCGGACCCATGGGTATGATGTACGAGAACTAGAAAACATCTATACCAGTGATACGATGCGTGCACAACAAATTTTAAAAAGTGTAGAGGCGTATGTCACTGATTTAGATGATGTGAAGGGTTTAGGCTTTTGTGTCGGTGTTAAGCATGCCCAGTTTATGGCTGACTTTTTTACCCAACGAGGTGTATCTTCGATTGCTTTACACGGTGGCTCCAATAAAGAAACAAGAGAAAATGCCAAAAAGGAATTAGAATCCGGCTCACTTACATTTATATTTGTCGCAGATTTATATAATGAAGGCGTTGATATACCGTCGGTTAATACGACACTGTTTTTGCGTCCAACAGAAAGTCTAACAGTGTTTTTACAACAACTAGGGCGAGGGCTGCGGTTACATGACGGAAAAGAATGCTTAACGGTGTTGGACTTTATTGGGCAGGCACATAAAAATTATAATTTTGAAGATAAATTCCGCGCGCTTGTTGGAAAAACAAAGCATTCGATCAAGCATTATGTAGAGAATGGCTTCAGCTCATTGCCTCGAGGTTCTTTTATCGTGATGGAAAAACAAGCGAAGGATTATGTTTTACGGAATATTAAACAATTGAGCAATCGACGCAGTCATCTGATCCAAAAATTAAAGGATTTTCATTTTAATTCCAATCAGTCATTAACCTTAAACAACTTTTTAACTTATTATCAATTGTCCATCTATGATTTTTATGGGAGAAGTGGCGACCGCTCATTTAGTCGAATGTTAGTTGAGGCTGGTTTAAATGAGGATTTCCATTTTACAGATGAGAAAATGATTACCAGACGTCTGCCGAACTTATTTCATTTAGATTCTCAGAGGCTTTTGGATTTTTATTTGCGCTATTTGAATGACTTCGTTGTGAGGGATGAAGAAGAACAAATGATGGCCAATATGTTTTATTATTCATTTTATAGTAGCCCGCCTAAAGACGAAGGATTCGAGTCGATAGAAACAGGGATCAGACATATTGTAAGTGCTCCCGACATAAACAGAGAAATCCTGCAAATAATGGATTATAACCGCCAACATTTATCTGAGATGGAATTTATGCATGATATGGATTACCCAGCACCATTACGAGTTCACGCTAATTATAATATCAACCAGATCATGGCGGGAATGGGCCACTATAACGAGGATAAAGCACCGGCTTTTCGCGAGGGTGTTAAACATTTCCAATATAAAAAGACAGATGCGTTTTTCATAACATTAAACAAATCGGAAAAAGACTTCTCGCCATCGACGTTATATGAAGATTATGCAATGAACGAGCAGTTATTTCATTGGCAAAGCCAGAGTACTGTGACTCCCTCCAGTAAAACGGCCAAACGGTATATTAATCATAGGGAAAATAATCATCACATTATGTTATTTGTTCGTGAGTATAAAAAGTTAAATGGCTATACATCCCCTTATATATTTCTGGGGACGGCTGATTACGTTCAGCATTCGGGAAGTAAACCAATTGATTTTGTATGGCGTCTAAGACGTGAAATGCCGCCAATGTTTGTGTCAAAAGCAAATAAAAACGTGTTGTAA
- the htpG gene encoding molecular chaperone HtpG, giving the protein MAKTEFKAESKRLLELMINSIYSQKEIFLRELMSNASDAIDKIYYRALTDDALTFDNDQYYIKVTPDKENRTLKISDTGIGMTKDEMEDNLGVIAKSGSLAFKNETELQVGHDIIGQFGVGFYSSFMVADQVTVISKALDSNEAYKWESEGTDGYTIEPYEKETVGTDIILKIKDNGEEENYDDFLEEQGLKTVIKKYSDFIRYPIKMDVTVQQPKEDEEDEYEEYQEEQTVNNMVPIWKKNKSELTDEDYENFYAEKRYGFDKPLKHIHINVDGSIRYDAILFIPESAPPDYYTADFEKGLELYSSGVLIMNKSADLLPDYFGFVKGMVDSEDLSLNISREMLQHDRQLKTIAKNIKNKIKSNLKTMLNNDRENYEKFYKAFGRQLKFGVYNDFGMNKDDLQDLLMFYSSTEKKLVTLDEYVSRMPEDQTYIYYASGDNYDKIDKLPQTELVADKGYEILYFTEEVDEFAIKMLMNYKEKEFKSVSSSDLDIENEDDNTEEEEKENKEVFAAMKEAIADKVTDVRASKRLKSHPVVLASDGEISIEMEKVLQSMPNNQGINADKVLEINVNHDVFKSLQDAYDNDKDKLKLYTNLLYNQALLIEGLPVEDPVEFTNDMCKVMV; this is encoded by the coding sequence ATGGCTAAGACTGAATTTAAAGCTGAATCGAAACGATTGCTGGAATTGATGATCAACTCGATCTATTCGCAAAAAGAAATATTTTTAAGAGAATTAATGTCAAACGCGAGCGACGCCATTGACAAGATTTATTACCGGGCATTAACCGATGACGCTTTGACCTTTGACAATGACCAATACTACATAAAGGTGACGCCTGACAAAGAGAACCGAACGCTCAAAATCTCCGACACCGGTATCGGCATGACGAAAGATGAAATGGAAGACAACCTCGGGGTTATTGCCAAAAGCGGCTCGTTGGCATTTAAAAATGAAACTGAATTGCAAGTCGGCCATGATATCATCGGCCAGTTTGGCGTCGGCTTCTACTCTTCCTTCATGGTCGCTGATCAAGTCACGGTCATCAGCAAAGCCTTGGACAGCAATGAAGCGTATAAATGGGAATCCGAAGGTACGGACGGTTACACCATCGAACCGTATGAAAAAGAAACGGTCGGCACCGATATTATTTTGAAGATTAAAGACAATGGCGAAGAAGAAAATTATGATGATTTTCTTGAAGAACAAGGATTAAAAACAGTCATTAAAAAATACTCCGATTTCATTCGCTACCCAATCAAGATGGATGTCACCGTGCAACAACCGAAGGAAGACGAAGAGGACGAATACGAAGAGTATCAGGAAGAACAGACGGTCAATAACATGGTGCCGATCTGGAAAAAGAACAAAAGTGAACTCACGGATGAAGACTACGAGAATTTTTATGCCGAAAAACGATATGGCTTCGACAAACCGTTAAAACACATTCATATTAATGTGGACGGTTCGATCCGTTACGACGCCATTCTTTTCATTCCGGAAAGCGCACCGCCCGATTACTACACCGCCGATTTTGAAAAAGGTTTGGAGCTGTACTCCAGCGGCGTTTTGATCATGAACAAAAGCGCTGACTTGCTTCCGGATTATTTCGGTTTCGTCAAAGGAATGGTCGACTCCGAAGACCTATCGCTTAATATTTCCAGGGAAATGCTGCAACACGATCGGCAGTTAAAAACGATCGCGAAAAATATCAAGAACAAAATAAAAAGCAACCTGAAAACGATGCTTAACAACGACCGCGAGAACTATGAGAAATTTTACAAAGCGTTTGGCAGGCAGCTCAAATTCGGTGTGTACAATGACTTCGGCATGAACAAAGACGATCTGCAAGATTTATTAATGTTCTATTCTTCCACCGAGAAGAAATTGGTGACGCTAGACGAATATGTATCTCGCATGCCTGAAGACCAAACGTACATCTACTATGCAAGCGGCGACAACTATGACAAAATCGACAAGCTTCCGCAAACTGAATTGGTCGCGGACAAAGGATATGAAATCCTATACTTCACCGAAGAGGTCGATGAATTCGCGATCAAAATGCTCATGAACTATAAAGAAAAAGAATTCAAGTCCGTCTCAAGCAGCGACCTCGATATTGAAAACGAAGATGACAATACGGAAGAAGAGGAAAAAGAAAACAAAGAAGTCTTTGCCGCCATGAAAGAAGCGATCGCTGACAAGGTAACAGACGTCAGAGCATCTAAAAGACTGAAATCCCACCCCGTCGTCTTGGCGTCAGACGGTGAAATATCGATTGAAATGGAAAAAGTCCTGCAAAGCATGCCCAACAACCAGGGCATCAATGCCGACAAAGTCCTTGAAATCAACGTTAACCATGACGTGTTCAAATCCCTACAAGACGCGTACGATAATGACAAAGACAAATTGAAACTGTATACCAACTTGCTATACAACCAAGCACTGCTGATTGAAGGCTTGCCGGTGGAGGACCCCGTCGAGTTTACGAATGATATGTGCAAGGTGATGGTTTGA
- a CDS encoding acyl-CoA dehydrogenase family protein: MEALNELLKENLKPIVNKIDTDAYYPKEILQLLGDHGYFHSGLLPYEETVRREVKVVEEISKFCMTTGFNVWCHLAALTYVRHTSNKAFQSRLLPELEQGHTIAGTGLSNPMKHYADLEPIHLDAESVHGGYMLSGTLPAVSNLRDGHWFGAVAKVHDDKRIMVFINCNDEDIDRKEKKAYLGLNGSATYACRLDQLFIPDDQVLAEDADAFISSVRPYFLVYQIPLGFGVIQASLRSIDMAKKKQGGCNDYLPIQSEDLEKPLEKMQHSLEQLFKDQKSLEWNDLLPIRRDAAYEAINAAHTAMVHVGGPGYMHNSAPSRRLREAYFLINLTPTIRHLEKMIELNKEPVLQY, translated from the coding sequence ATGGAAGCCTTAAATGAATTGTTAAAAGAAAACTTGAAGCCAATCGTCAATAAGATTGACACGGATGCTTATTATCCAAAGGAAATTTTACAATTATTGGGTGATCATGGCTACTTCCACTCTGGGCTGCTCCCTTATGAAGAGACGGTGCGCCGGGAAGTCAAAGTTGTCGAGGAAATATCCAAATTTTGTATGACAACAGGCTTCAATGTTTGGTGCCATTTAGCAGCGTTAACGTACGTACGCCATACAAGTAATAAGGCATTTCAATCACGTCTTTTGCCCGAACTTGAACAGGGGCATACGATAGCAGGAACCGGGCTTTCCAATCCCATGAAGCATTACGCTGATTTAGAACCCATTCACTTGGATGCAGAAAGCGTTCACGGCGGTTATATGCTATCGGGAACATTGCCTGCAGTGTCCAATCTCAGAGATGGGCATTGGTTTGGTGCAGTTGCCAAGGTCCATGACGACAAACGTATCATGGTTTTTATCAACTGCAATGATGAAGACATTGATCGAAAAGAAAAAAAAGCGTACCTGGGTCTTAACGGCAGTGCCACTTATGCATGTCGATTAGATCAACTCTTTATACCTGATGACCAAGTTCTGGCCGAAGACGCTGATGCGTTCATCAGCAGCGTTCGTCCTTACTTTCTCGTCTATCAAATCCCCCTCGGTTTTGGTGTTATCCAAGCGTCCCTACGTTCCATCGACATGGCGAAGAAAAAACAAGGCGGGTGCAATGACTACTTGCCGATCCAATCAGAGGATCTAGAAAAACCATTGGAAAAAATGCAACACTCATTAGAGCAATTGTTTAAAGATCAAAAAAGCCTGGAATGGAATGATTTGCTCCCGATTCGAAGAGACGCTGCTTATGAAGCCATAAATGCTGCACATACTGCAATGGTACACGTCGGCGGACCCGGCTATATGCACAACAGTGCCCCATCACGCCGACTGCGTGAAGCGTATTTCCTCATCAATCTCACACCGACGATCAGACACCTAGAAAAAATGATCGAACTCAATAAGGAGCCCGTCCTCCAGTATTAA
- a CDS encoding DUF4242 domain-containing protein — MALFLVEASIDSENRTKTAFEDKVASVEKNVDQSELIEVQVSSEFNKAFFIFESNDEEAPKKALESENLSVTLAKEVRIVGQDLEQAKQEKGKVNYLVEWNFPEDLTMDAYLERKKKNSVHYAEVPEVDFERTYVTEDMTKCVCFYDAPDEDAVKRAREAVKTPVDSITKVSRN; from the coding sequence ATGGCATTATTTTTAGTGGAAGCGAGTATAGATAGCGAAAACAGAACGAAAACAGCATTTGAAGACAAAGTGGCATCGGTTGAAAAAAATGTTGACCAATCAGAACTCATTGAAGTCCAAGTGTCGAGTGAATTCAATAAAGCATTTTTCATCTTCGAAAGCAACGATGAAGAAGCTCCTAAAAAAGCACTTGAAAGCGAAAACCTATCCGTGACGCTGGCAAAAGAAGTTCGCATTGTCGGCCAAGACCTTGAACAAGCGAAACAAGAAAAAGGGAAAGTAAACTACCTCGTTGAATGGAATTTTCCTGAAGACTTAACCATGGACGCGTACTTGGAACGTAAAAAGAAAAATTCCGTTCATTATGCGGAAGTGCCCGAAGTTGATTTCGAAAGAACATACGTAACCGAAGACATGACAAAATGTGTCTGCTTCTATGATGCGCCCGATGAAGATGCGGTCAAACGGGCGAGAGAAGCTGTGAAAACACCGGTCGATTCGATTACAAAAGTTTCGCGTAACTAA
- a CDS encoding ABC transporter permease, which translates to MKQLRKKTINIFISFLLLITVWQLIIWIGDYEEALLPSPLSVGNGFISLIEDGTLFEHVQISLFRFISGYGSAIIIAVLLGLILGRAQKLWAITEPIVQVLRPVAPVAWAPFIVLWFGIGNAPAIVIIFIAAFFPVLLSTVRAVKNVDTTYLKLAENLEIKQPQLMYKIIFPAAFPGIANGLHIAVGTAWIFLVSGEMVGAQSGLGYLIIDSRNMLDFDLVLAGIFSIGILGLMLDKCIGLFEKWVGKQWGYQ; encoded by the coding sequence ATGAAGCAATTAAGAAAAAAAACGATAAATATCTTTATCAGCTTCCTCCTTCTGATCACCGTATGGCAACTTATCATTTGGATCGGGGACTACGAAGAAGCACTCCTCCCTTCCCCTTTAAGTGTTGGGAACGGCTTTATCTCGCTCATTGAAGACGGCACCCTTTTTGAACACGTGCAAATCAGCCTCTTCCGGTTTATCAGCGGATATGGCAGCGCAATCATCATCGCCGTCCTACTTGGACTCATTCTTGGTCGCGCCCAAAAACTATGGGCCATCACAGAACCAATTGTCCAAGTATTACGTCCCGTCGCACCAGTCGCTTGGGCACCTTTTATCGTCCTTTGGTTTGGCATCGGCAATGCACCGGCCATTGTGATTATTTTCATCGCTGCTTTTTTTCCTGTCTTACTTTCAACCGTACGAGCAGTAAAAAATGTCGACACAACCTATTTAAAACTTGCCGAGAACCTGGAAATCAAACAGCCGCAATTGATGTATAAAATTATTTTCCCGGCAGCATTCCCTGGTATCGCCAACGGATTGCATATCGCCGTGGGAACCGCCTGGATTTTCCTCGTCTCGGGCGAAATGGTAGGTGCCCAGTCCGGGCTAGGTTATCTCATCATTGATTCAAGAAACATGCTCGATTTCGACTTGGTACTCGCGGGTATTTTCTCCATCGGCATTCTTGGATTGATGCTGGATAAGTGCATCGGCTTGTTTGAAAAATGGGTCGGGAAACAATGGGGCTATCAATAA
- a CDS encoding ABC transporter substrate-binding protein yields the protein MKRIILFLITAIIIAGCGHREPVEDDVIKIGYLPITHASPLYFLEDEHLDSAEMELVQFGDWIDLMDALNSGRIDGASVLFQLAMKANEQGIDVKATALGHEDGNAIIAGHDIESAEDLAGETVAIPHTLSTHNILLDEMLQSEGMSYGDVNVVEMPPAEMPAALGEGRIESYVVAEPFGALGVTLGTGHVLHQSHEFWPNCLCCALVLREEFLDEKSELASRFMNAYVDAGQRADEDSEGSFAIHQSYMDIDEEALELSLDWISYDNLDINRDDFEYLRERLVDLNLSEDPPTYEEFVDPSFMEEM from the coding sequence ATGAAACGAATCATTTTATTTTTAATAACAGCGATCATTATTGCTGGTTGCGGGCATCGCGAGCCCGTTGAGGACGACGTGATCAAAATCGGCTACCTGCCTATCACCCACGCTTCTCCTCTTTATTTCTTGGAAGATGAGCATCTGGATAGCGCAGAAATGGAGCTAGTGCAATTCGGGGACTGGATCGATCTCATGGATGCCCTCAACAGCGGACGGATCGATGGCGCATCGGTGCTATTTCAACTCGCTATGAAAGCCAACGAACAAGGCATTGACGTAAAAGCAACCGCCTTAGGGCATGAGGATGGAAACGCCATTATTGCCGGTCATGATATTGAATCTGCTGAAGATTTGGCAGGAGAGACCGTGGCTATTCCGCATACCCTTTCTACCCATAACATTCTTCTTGATGAAATGTTGCAATCAGAGGGCATGTCATACGGAGACGTTAATGTGGTCGAGATGCCCCCTGCTGAAATGCCAGCAGCCCTTGGGGAAGGGCGAATCGAAAGTTATGTCGTGGCCGAACCTTTCGGTGCACTCGGTGTCACGCTTGGCACAGGGCACGTCCTCCATCAATCCCATGAATTTTGGCCGAACTGTTTATGCTGCGCGCTCGTCCTTCGTGAAGAATTCCTTGACGAGAAGTCTGAACTTGCGAGTCGATTTATGAACGCTTATGTTGACGCCGGTCAGCGCGCAGACGAGGACAGCGAGGGAAGTTTTGCTATCCACCAGAGCTATATGGATATCGATGAAGAAGCCTTGGAATTATCCTTGGATTGGATTTCCTATGACAATCTTGACATTAACCGTGACGATTTTGAATACCTTCGAGAACGTCTCGTAGACCTAAACTTGTCGGAAGACCCTCCAACGTATGAAGAATTCGTAGATCCATCTTTCATGGAAGAAATGTAG
- a CDS encoding ABC transporter ATP-binding protein, whose protein sequence is MSETNVSTLVELDQIEKSFTKSGKVLDDISLKINQGDFVSILGESGCGKSTLLNMIGGFQSPSNGRLLIGGKPVKKPGRQAIMLFQHYNLLPWRTVQKNVELGIENEDLSAEERRDRALAYIKLVGLEKSKEQFPTQLSGGMQQRVAIARALAIKPEIILMDEPFAALDTFNRYHLQDELLRIHEQEQSTIVLVTHDIDEAVYLSDRVIILDSNPGRIKRSVNVEMPKPRDRSHGDFQYFRKTIFDAFQFGQSENQLDYHI, encoded by the coding sequence ATGAGTGAAACGAATGTATCAACACTTGTGGAGTTGGATCAGATCGAGAAGAGCTTCACAAAATCCGGGAAAGTGCTTGACGACATCTCTTTGAAAATAAACCAAGGCGACTTTGTTTCTATTCTTGGTGAAAGCGGATGCGGAAAAAGCACGCTGCTCAATATGATTGGGGGATTTCAATCACCATCAAACGGCCGTCTGCTTATAGGCGGCAAACCGGTCAAGAAACCTGGACGGCAAGCCATTATGCTTTTCCAACATTACAATCTTCTTCCATGGCGAACGGTTCAAAAAAATGTTGAACTCGGGATTGAAAACGAAGACCTTTCCGCTGAAGAACGGCGTGATCGCGCCTTAGCCTATATCAAGCTTGTTGGCTTGGAGAAAAGCAAGGAGCAGTTCCCGACTCAACTTTCAGGAGGCATGCAGCAGCGCGTGGCCATTGCCAGAGCTTTGGCCATCAAGCCTGAAATCATTCTCATGGATGAACCTTTTGCAGCATTGGATACGTTCAATCGTTATCATTTACAAGACGAGTTATTACGTATTCATGAACAGGAACAATCAACGATTGTATTGGTCACTCATGATATCGATGAAGCTGTCTATTTATCCGATCGGGTGATTATCCTGGATTCAAATCCCGGGCGAATCAAGCGGTCTGTAAATGTTGAAATGCCGAAGCCGCGAGATCGAAGCCACGGGGATTTTCAATACTTCCGCAAGACAATTTTTGATGCCTTTCAATTTGGTCAATCTGAGAATCAATTGGATTATCACATTTAG